From the genome of Thermosynechococcus sp. NK55a:
GCCTGCGGTGGCCAAGGGGTGAATGTTATTGAGATGAACTTTCTGCCCGATGTTTATGTCCAGTGTGAGGTGTGCAAGGGGGCCCGCTACAACCGCGATACACTGCAAGTGAAGTACAAGGGCTGCTCGATCGCCGATGTTTTGGATATGACTGCTGAGACAGCGCTGACCTTTTTTGAAAATATCCCCAAGGCGGTGAGCAAGCTGCAAACCCTTGTGGATGTGGGCTTGGGCTATCTGAAATTGGGACAAACCGCACCCACCCTCTCTGGGGGGGAAGCCCAACGCCTTAAATTGGCAGCTGAACTGTCCCGCCGTGCCACGGGCAAAACCCTCTACCTGATTGATGAGCCGACCACGGGGCTATCCTTTTACGATGTGCATAAACTCCTCGAGGTGCTGCAACGGCTGGTGGACAAGGGCAACTCAATTCTGGTGATTGAGCACAATTTAGATGTGATTCGCTGTGCCGATTGGATTATTGATCTAGGACCCGAGGGGGGCGATCGCGGGGGAGAGGTGGTTGCCGTGGGCACTCCTGAAGCAGTGGCCCTGATGCCCCAATCCTACACCGGTCAGTATCTTGCCCGAGTCTTCAATCGCGCCGCTGCCAATTCGCAATAGTAGAATACAGGTTGCTCTGCCTTGCGGTGTGCCTATGCCGACAATGACCCTTTCCATTTCCTGTCCCGATCAGCGGGGGCTAGTGGCCAAGTTGGCCCAGTTTGTCTATCGCTATAACGGGAACATTGTCCATGCCGACCACCACACCGATGCCGTTGCGGGCATTTTTCTCTCCCGCCTCGAATGGGAATTAGAGGGCTTTGAAATCCCCCGCGATCAAATTGCCACCACTTTCATCAACTATGCGCAGCGGGAAAAGGTCTTTGCCAGTTGGCAGGGGGTGCGCTGGCAGTTGCGGGCGTCGGATATTCCCTATCGCTTGGCCATTTGGGTGAGCCGCCAAGATCATTGCCTTTGGGATCTGCTGCTGCGGCAGCGGGCGGGGGATCTCTTTGCGGAAATTCCCCTGATCATCAGTAACCATGAGCATTTGCGTCCCATCGCCGAGCAGTTTGGCATTGATTTTTACTATATCCCTGTGACGCCAGAGACCAAGCCGCTGGCGGAAGCCAAGGAACTGCAACTCCTCAAGGACTACAGGATTGATCTGGTGGTGCTGGCTAAGTATATGCAGGTGCTCAGTCCTGAATTTATTGGGGCCTTTCCCCACGTGATCAATATTCACCATTCATTCTTGCCGGCCTTTGCGGGAGCTA
Proteins encoded in this window:
- the purU gene encoding formyltetrahydrofolate deformylase, with the protein product MPMPTMTLSISCPDQRGLVAKLAQFVYRYNGNIVHADHHTDAVAGIFLSRLEWELEGFEIPRDQIATTFINYAQREKVFASWQGVRWQLRASDIPYRLAIWVSRQDHCLWDLLLRQRAGDLFAEIPLIISNHEHLRPIAEQFGIDFYYIPVTPETKPLAEAKELQLLKDYRIDLVVLAKYMQVLSPEFIGAFPHVINIHHSFLPAFAGANPYHRAYERGVKIIGATAHYATVDLDEGPIIEQAVVPVSHRDTVADLIRKGKDLERVVLARAVRLHLQNRILVYGNRTAVFA